One Bos indicus isolate NIAB-ARS_2022 breed Sahiwal x Tharparkar chromosome 22, NIAB-ARS_B.indTharparkar_mat_pri_1.0, whole genome shotgun sequence DNA window includes the following coding sequences:
- the USP19 gene encoding ubiquitin carboxyl-terminal hydrolase 19 isoform X6, with product MSGGASATGPRRGPPGLEEATSKKKQKDRANQESKDGDPRRGSAFTPREEQTKEDLGLDWRQSADEVIVKLRVGTGPLRLEEVDAAFTDTDCVLRLPDGRQWGGVFYAEIESSCTKVQARKGGLLQLSLPKKVPLLTWPSLLKKPLGTQELVPGLRCQENGQEPSPVALEPGPEPRRAKQEARNQKRAQGRGEVGAGAGPGAQAGPSAKRAVHLRRGPEGEGPRDGPGPRGDAPQFLAEPATQAEAEEQLRVPPLTPQTCLLGSEENLALLTGKKAAAPRSDPVSPTVARSRDPEKDDCSKEEMAVATDAAALVDEPESTVNLAFVKNDSYEKGPDSVVVHVYVKEIHRDTSRVLFREQDFTLIFQTRDGNFLRLHPGCGPHTIFRWQVKLRNLIEPEQCTFCFTASRIDICLRKRQSQRWGGLEAPAARVGGAKVAVPTGPSPLDSAPPGGTPHPLTGQEEARAVEKEKPKARSEDTGLDGVATRTPVEHVAPKSEPHLASPKPTCMVPPMPHSPVSGDSVEEEEEEEKKVCLPGFTGLVNLGNTCFMNSVIQSLSNTRELRDFFHDRSFEAEINYNNPLGTGGRLAIGFAVLLRALWKGTHHAFQPSKLKAIVASKASQFTGYAQHDAQEFMAFLLDGLHEDLNRIQNKPYTETVDSDGRPDEVVAEEAWQRHKMRNDSFIVDLFQGQYKSKLVCPVCAKVSITFDPFLYLPVPLPQKQKVLPVFYFAREPHSKPIKFLVSVSKENSSASEVLDSLSQSVHVKPENLRLAEVIKNRFHRVFLPSHSLDTVSPSDTLLCFELLSPELAKERVVVLEVQQRPQVPSIPISKCAACQRKQQSEDEKLKRCTRCYRVGYCNQLCQKTHWPDHKGLCRPENIGYPFLVSVPASRLTYARLAQLLEGYARYSVSVFQPPFQPGRMALESQGPGCTTLLSTSSLEAGDSDRDPIQPPELQLVTPVAEGDTGASRAWASPDRGPVPSTSGISSEMVASGPVEVGALTVGERVSRPEAAVPGYQHPSEALSAHTPQFFIYRIDASNREQRLEDKGDVPLDLGDDCSLALVWRNNERLQEFVLVASKELECAEDPGSAGEAARAGHFTLDQCLNLFTRPEVLAPEEAWYCPQCKQHREASKQLLLWRLPNVLIVQLKRFSFRSFIWRDKINDLVEFPVRNLDLGKFCIGQKEEQLPSYDLYAVINHYGGMIGGHYTACARLPNDRSSQRSDVGWRLFDDSTVTTVDESQVVTRYAYVLFYRRRNSPVERPPRAGHSEHHPDLGPAAESAASQASRIWQELEAEEEPVPEGPAPLGPWGPQDWVGPPPRGPTTPDEGCLRYFVLGTVAALVALVLNVFYPLVSHSPWR from the exons ATGTCTGGTGGGGCCAGCGCTACAGGCCCAAGGAGAGGGCCCCCAGGACTGGAGGAGGCAACCAGTAAGAAAAAGCAGAAGGATCGAGCAAACCAGGAGAGCAAAGACGGCGATCCTAGGAGAG GGTCAGCATTCACTCCTCGGGAGGAGCAGACCAAAGAGG ACTTAGGGCTCGATTGGAGGCAGAGTGCTGATGAGGTGATTGTCAAGCTGCGCGTGGGAACCGGTCCCCTGCGGCTGGAGGAAGTTGACGCTGCTTTCACAGACACGGACTGTGTGCTGCGGCTCCCAG ATGGTCGGCAGTGGGGTGGTGTTTTCTATGCCGAGATAGAGAGTTCTTGCACCAAAGTGCAGGCTCGCAAAGGTGGCCTCCTGCAGCTGTCACTGCCCAAGAAGGTGCCTCTGCTTACGTGGCCCTCTCTGCTG AAGAAACCTCTAGGGACCCAGGAGTTGGTGCCAGGGTTGCGGTGCCAGGAGAATGGGCAGGAGCCATCTCCCGTTGCCCTGGAGCCAGGCCCTGAGCCCCGGCGGGCTAAGCAGGAGGCCCGCAACCAGAAGCGGGCCCAGGGCCGTGGTGAGGTAGGCGCTGGGGCTGGTCCTGGGGCCCAGGCAGGGCCCAGCGCCAAGAGGGCCGTGCATCTCCGCAGAGGGCCAGAGGGGGAAGGGCCCAGAGATGGCCCTGGGCCTCGGGGTGATGCCCCCCAATTCCTGGCTGAGCCGGCCACCCAG GCTGAGGCTGAGGAACAGCTCCGTGTACCACCACTGACCCcccagacctgcctcctgggctCAGAGGAGAATCTAGCACTTTTGACAGGAAAGAAGGCAGCAGCCCCCAGGAGCGACCCAGTGTCCCCTACCGTGGCTCGGAGCAGAGACCCTGAGAAGGACGATTGTTCCAAGGAGGAGATGGCAGTGGCCACAGATGCTGCGGCCTTGGTGGATG AGCCCGAGTCCACGGTGAACCTGGCATTTGTCAAGAATGATTCGTACGAGAAGGGGCCGGACTCAGTGGTGGTGCACGTGTATGTGAAGGAAATCCACAGGGACACCTCTCGAGTGCTCTTCCGTGAGCAGGACTTCACGCTTATCTTCCAGAccag GGACGGAAACTTCCTGAGACTGCATCCGGGCTGTGGACCCCACACCATCTTCCGTTGGCAGGTGAAGCTCAG GAACCTGATCGAGCCCGAGCAGTGCACCTTCTGCTTCACGGCCTCGCGCATCGACATCTGCCTCCGCAAGCGGCAGAGCCAGCGCTGGGGGGGCCTGGAGGCCCCGGCTGCACGAG TGGGTGGTGCAAAGGTCGCCGTGCCGACAGGTCCATCCCCCCTGGATTCAGCCCCACCGGGAGGTACACCCCATCCCTTGACAGGCCAGGAGGAAGCCCGGGCCGTGGAGAAGGAGAAACCCAAGGCTCGATCTGAGGACACAGGCCTCGATGGGGTGGCCACCCGCACCCCCGTGGAGCATGTAGCCCCAAAGTCAGAGCCACACCTGGCGTCG CCCAAGCCCACATGTATGGTGCCTCCAATGCCCCACAGCCCGGTGAGTGGAGACAGcgtggaggaagaagaggaggaagagaagaaggtgtGTCTGCCAGGCTTCACCGGCCTCGTCAACTTAGGCAACACCTGCTTCATGAACAGTGTCATTCAGTCTCTGTCCAACACGCGGGAGCTGCGGGACTTCTTCCATG ACCGCTCCTTCGAGGCTGAGATCAACTACAACAACCCGCTGGGGACTGGTGGGCGTCTGGCCATCGGCTTTGCTGTGCTGCTCCGGGCGCTGTGGAAGGGCACCCACCATGCCTTCCAGCCCTCCAAGTTGAAG GCCATCGTGGCGAGCAAGGCCAGCCAGTTCACAGGCTACGCCCAGCACGATGCCCAGGAGTTCATGGCTTTCCTGCTGGATGGGCTGCACGAGGACTTGAACCGCATTCAGAATAAGCCCTACACGGAGACTGTGGACTCAGATGGGCGGCCTGATGAG GTGGTGGCTGAGGAAGCCTGGCAGCGGCACAAGATGAGGAACGACTCTTTCATCGTGGACCTGTTTCAGGGCCAGTACAAGTCGAAGCTGGTGTGCCCCGTGTGTGCAAAG GTCTCCATCACTTTTGACCCGTTCCTGTACCTGCCAGTGCCCTTGCCCCAGAAGCAAAAGGTTCTCCCTGTCTTCTATTTCGCCCGGGAGCCCCACAGCAAGCCCATCAAG TTTCTGGTGAGCGTCAGCAAAGAGAACTCCAGTGCGAGCGAAGTGTTGGACTCCCTATCTCAGAGTGTCCATGTGAAGCCTGAGAACCTGCGTCTGGCTGAG GTGATTAAGAATCGCTTCCACCGTGTGTTCCTGCCCTCCCACTCACTGGACACCGTGTCCCCGTCCGACACACTCCTCTGCTTCGAGTTGCTGTCCCCAGAGTTGGCCAAGGAGAGGGTGGTGGTGCTAGAGGTACAACAG CGCCCCCAGGTGCCCAGCATCCCCATCTCCAAGTGTGCAGCCTGCCAGCGGAAGCAGCAGTCAGAGGACGAGAAGCTGAAGCGCTGTACCCGGTGCTACCGCGTGGGCTACTGCAACCA GCTCTGTCAGAAAACCCACTGGCCTGACCACAAGGGCCTCTGCCGCCCCGAGAACATTGGCTACCCCTTCCTGGTCAGTGTCCCCGCCTCGCGCCTCACCTACGCCCGTCTTGCTCAGCTGCTAGAGGGCTATGCCCG GTACTCTGTGAGTGTGTTCCAGCCGCCCTTCCAGCCCGGCCGCATGGCCTTGGAGTCCCAGGGCCCTGGCTGCACCACGCTACTCTCCACTAGCTCCCTGGAGGCCGGGGACAGTGACAGGGACCCCATTCAGCCACCAGAGCTCCAGTTGGTGACCCCTGTGGCTGAGGGGGACACTGGGGCCTCCCGGGCATGGGCATCCCCTGATCGGGGCCCTGTGCCCAGCACCAGCGGCATTTCTTCTGAGATGGTGGCCAGTGGGCCTGTTGAAGTTGGCGCCTTGACTGTTGGTGAGAGGGTGTCCCGGCCTGAAG CTGCTGTGCCCGGGTACCAACACCCAAGTGAAGCCCTGAGTGCCCACACTCCACAGTTCTTCATCTACAGAATTGATGCGTCCAACCGAGAGCAGCGGCTAGAGGACAAAG GAGACGTCCCACTGGACCTGGGAGACGACTGCAGCCTGGCCCTGGTCTGGCGCAACAACGAGCGCCTGCAGGAGTTCGTGCTGGTGGCCTCCAAGGAGCTGGAGTGCGCCGAGGACCCTGGGTCTGCCGGTGAGGCTGCCCGTGCCGGCCACTTCACGCTGGACCAGTGCCTCAACCTCTTCACACGGCCGGAGGTGTTGGCACCCGAGGAGGCTTG GTACTGCCCGCAGTGCAAACAGCACCGCGAGGCCTCCAAGCAGCTGCTGCTGTGGCGCCTGCCCAACGTGCTCATCGTGCAGCTCAAGCGCTTCTCCTTCCGCAGCTTCATCTGGCGTGACAAGATCAACGACCTGGTGGAGTTTCCCGTCCG GAACCTGGACCTGGGCAAGTTCTGTATCGGTCAGAAAGAGGAGCAGCTGCCCAGCTACGACCTGTACGCCGTCATCAACCACTACGGGGGCATGATCGGCGGCCACTACACCGCCTGCGCACGCCTGCCCAATGACCGCAGCAGCCAGCGCAGCGACGTGG GCTGGCGCCTGTTCGACGACAGCACGGTGACAACGGTAGACGAGAGCCAGGTGGTGACGCGTTATGCCTATGTCCTCTTCTACCGCCGGCGGAACTCTCCCGTGGAGAGGCCCCCCCGGGCAGGTCACTCTGAGCACCACCCTGATCTGGGCCCTGCAGCTGAGTCAGCTGCCAGCCAG GCTTCCCGGATTTGGCAGGAGCTGGAGGCCGAGGAGGAGCCGGTACCCGAGGGGCCTGCACCTCTGGGTCCCTGGGGGCCCCAAGACTGGGTGGGCCCCCCGCCACGTGGCCCTACCACACCAGACGAGGGCTGTCTCCGATACTTTGTTCTGGGCACCGTGGCAGCTTTGGTGGCCCTTGTGCTCAACGTGTTCTATCCTCTGGTATCCCATAGCCCTTGGAGATGA
- the USP19 gene encoding ubiquitin carboxyl-terminal hydrolase 19 isoform X1 — protein sequence MSGGASATGPRRGPPGLEEATSKKKQKDRANQESKDGDPRRGSAFTPREEQTKEDLGLDWRQSADEVIVKLRVGTGPLRLEEVDAAFTDTDCVLRLPDGRQWGGVFYAEIESSCTKVQARKGGLLQLSLPKKVPLLTWPSLLKKPLGTQELVPGLRCQENGQEPSPVALEPGPEPRRAKQEARNQKRAQGRGEVGAGAGPGAQAGPSAKRAVHLRRGPEGEGPRDGPGPRGDAPQFLAEPATQAEAEEQLRVPPLTPQTCLLGSEENLALLTGKKAAAPRSDPVSPTVARSRDPEKDDCSKEEMAVATDAAALVDGKEPESTVNLAFVKNDSYEKGPDSVVVHVYVKEIHRDTSRVLFREQDFTLIFQTRDGNFLRLHPGCGPHTIFRWQVKLRNLIEPEQCTFCFTASRIDICLRKRQSQRWGGLEAPAARGAVGGAKVAVPTGPSPLDSAPPGGTPHPLTGQEEARAVEKEKPKARSEDTGLDGVATRTPVEHVAPKSEPHLASPKPTCMVPPMPHSPVSGDSVEEEEEEEKKVCLPGFTGLVNLGNTCFMNSVIQSLSNTRELRDFFHDRSFEAEINYNNPLGTGGRLAIGFAVLLRALWKGTHHAFQPSKLKAIVASKASQFTGYAQHDAQEFMAFLLDGLHEDLNRIQNKPYTETVDSDGRPDEVVAEEAWQRHKMRNDSFIVDLFQGQYKSKLVCPVCAKVSITFDPFLYLPVPLPQKQKVLPVFYFAREPHSKPIKFLVSVSKENSSASEVLDSLSQSVHVKPENLRLAEVIKNRFHRVFLPSHSLDTVSPSDTLLCFELLSPELAKERVVVLEVQQRPQVPSIPISKCAACQRKQQSEDEKLKRCTRCYRVGYCNQLCQKTHWPDHKGLCRPENIGYPFLVSVPASRLTYARLAQLLEGYARYSVSVFQPPFQPGRMALESQGPGCTTLLSTSSLEAGDSDRDPIQPPELQLVTPVAEGDTGASRAWASPDRGPVPSTSGISSEMVASGPVEVGALTVGERVSRPEAAVPGYQHPSEALSAHTPQFFIYRIDASNREQRLEDKGDVPLDLGDDCSLALVWRNNERLQEFVLVASKELECAEDPGSAGEAARAGHFTLDQCLNLFTRPEVLAPEEAWYCPQCKQHREASKQLLLWRLPNVLIVQLKRFSFRSFIWRDKINDLVEFPVRNLDLGKFCIGQKEEQLPSYDLYAVINHYGGMIGGHYTACARLPNDRSSQRSDVGWRLFDDSTVTTVDESQVVTRYAYVLFYRRRNSPVERPPRAGHSEHHPDLGPAAESAASQASRIWQELEAEEEPVPEGPAPLGPWGPQDWVGPPPRGPTTPDEGCLRYFVLGTVAALVALVLNVFYPLVSHSPWR from the exons ATGTCTGGTGGGGCCAGCGCTACAGGCCCAAGGAGAGGGCCCCCAGGACTGGAGGAGGCAACCAGTAAGAAAAAGCAGAAGGATCGAGCAAACCAGGAGAGCAAAGACGGCGATCCTAGGAGAG GGTCAGCATTCACTCCTCGGGAGGAGCAGACCAAAGAGG ACTTAGGGCTCGATTGGAGGCAGAGTGCTGATGAGGTGATTGTCAAGCTGCGCGTGGGAACCGGTCCCCTGCGGCTGGAGGAAGTTGACGCTGCTTTCACAGACACGGACTGTGTGCTGCGGCTCCCAG ATGGTCGGCAGTGGGGTGGTGTTTTCTATGCCGAGATAGAGAGTTCTTGCACCAAAGTGCAGGCTCGCAAAGGTGGCCTCCTGCAGCTGTCACTGCCCAAGAAGGTGCCTCTGCTTACGTGGCCCTCTCTGCTG AAGAAACCTCTAGGGACCCAGGAGTTGGTGCCAGGGTTGCGGTGCCAGGAGAATGGGCAGGAGCCATCTCCCGTTGCCCTGGAGCCAGGCCCTGAGCCCCGGCGGGCTAAGCAGGAGGCCCGCAACCAGAAGCGGGCCCAGGGCCGTGGTGAGGTAGGCGCTGGGGCTGGTCCTGGGGCCCAGGCAGGGCCCAGCGCCAAGAGGGCCGTGCATCTCCGCAGAGGGCCAGAGGGGGAAGGGCCCAGAGATGGCCCTGGGCCTCGGGGTGATGCCCCCCAATTCCTGGCTGAGCCGGCCACCCAG GCTGAGGCTGAGGAACAGCTCCGTGTACCACCACTGACCCcccagacctgcctcctgggctCAGAGGAGAATCTAGCACTTTTGACAGGAAAGAAGGCAGCAGCCCCCAGGAGCGACCCAGTGTCCCCTACCGTGGCTCGGAGCAGAGACCCTGAGAAGGACGATTGTTCCAAGGAGGAGATGGCAGTGGCCACAGATGCTGCGGCCTTGGTGGATGGTAAAG AGCCCGAGTCCACGGTGAACCTGGCATTTGTCAAGAATGATTCGTACGAGAAGGGGCCGGACTCAGTGGTGGTGCACGTGTATGTGAAGGAAATCCACAGGGACACCTCTCGAGTGCTCTTCCGTGAGCAGGACTTCACGCTTATCTTCCAGAccag GGACGGAAACTTCCTGAGACTGCATCCGGGCTGTGGACCCCACACCATCTTCCGTTGGCAGGTGAAGCTCAG GAACCTGATCGAGCCCGAGCAGTGCACCTTCTGCTTCACGGCCTCGCGCATCGACATCTGCCTCCGCAAGCGGCAGAGCCAGCGCTGGGGGGGCCTGGAGGCCCCGGCTGCACGAG GTGCAGTGGGTGGTGCAAAGGTCGCCGTGCCGACAGGTCCATCCCCCCTGGATTCAGCCCCACCGGGAGGTACACCCCATCCCTTGACAGGCCAGGAGGAAGCCCGGGCCGTGGAGAAGGAGAAACCCAAGGCTCGATCTGAGGACACAGGCCTCGATGGGGTGGCCACCCGCACCCCCGTGGAGCATGTAGCCCCAAAGTCAGAGCCACACCTGGCGTCG CCCAAGCCCACATGTATGGTGCCTCCAATGCCCCACAGCCCGGTGAGTGGAGACAGcgtggaggaagaagaggaggaagagaagaaggtgtGTCTGCCAGGCTTCACCGGCCTCGTCAACTTAGGCAACACCTGCTTCATGAACAGTGTCATTCAGTCTCTGTCCAACACGCGGGAGCTGCGGGACTTCTTCCATG ACCGCTCCTTCGAGGCTGAGATCAACTACAACAACCCGCTGGGGACTGGTGGGCGTCTGGCCATCGGCTTTGCTGTGCTGCTCCGGGCGCTGTGGAAGGGCACCCACCATGCCTTCCAGCCCTCCAAGTTGAAG GCCATCGTGGCGAGCAAGGCCAGCCAGTTCACAGGCTACGCCCAGCACGATGCCCAGGAGTTCATGGCTTTCCTGCTGGATGGGCTGCACGAGGACTTGAACCGCATTCAGAATAAGCCCTACACGGAGACTGTGGACTCAGATGGGCGGCCTGATGAG GTGGTGGCTGAGGAAGCCTGGCAGCGGCACAAGATGAGGAACGACTCTTTCATCGTGGACCTGTTTCAGGGCCAGTACAAGTCGAAGCTGGTGTGCCCCGTGTGTGCAAAG GTCTCCATCACTTTTGACCCGTTCCTGTACCTGCCAGTGCCCTTGCCCCAGAAGCAAAAGGTTCTCCCTGTCTTCTATTTCGCCCGGGAGCCCCACAGCAAGCCCATCAAG TTTCTGGTGAGCGTCAGCAAAGAGAACTCCAGTGCGAGCGAAGTGTTGGACTCCCTATCTCAGAGTGTCCATGTGAAGCCTGAGAACCTGCGTCTGGCTGAG GTGATTAAGAATCGCTTCCACCGTGTGTTCCTGCCCTCCCACTCACTGGACACCGTGTCCCCGTCCGACACACTCCTCTGCTTCGAGTTGCTGTCCCCAGAGTTGGCCAAGGAGAGGGTGGTGGTGCTAGAGGTACAACAG CGCCCCCAGGTGCCCAGCATCCCCATCTCCAAGTGTGCAGCCTGCCAGCGGAAGCAGCAGTCAGAGGACGAGAAGCTGAAGCGCTGTACCCGGTGCTACCGCGTGGGCTACTGCAACCA GCTCTGTCAGAAAACCCACTGGCCTGACCACAAGGGCCTCTGCCGCCCCGAGAACATTGGCTACCCCTTCCTGGTCAGTGTCCCCGCCTCGCGCCTCACCTACGCCCGTCTTGCTCAGCTGCTAGAGGGCTATGCCCG GTACTCTGTGAGTGTGTTCCAGCCGCCCTTCCAGCCCGGCCGCATGGCCTTGGAGTCCCAGGGCCCTGGCTGCACCACGCTACTCTCCACTAGCTCCCTGGAGGCCGGGGACAGTGACAGGGACCCCATTCAGCCACCAGAGCTCCAGTTGGTGACCCCTGTGGCTGAGGGGGACACTGGGGCCTCCCGGGCATGGGCATCCCCTGATCGGGGCCCTGTGCCCAGCACCAGCGGCATTTCTTCTGAGATGGTGGCCAGTGGGCCTGTTGAAGTTGGCGCCTTGACTGTTGGTGAGAGGGTGTCCCGGCCTGAAG CTGCTGTGCCCGGGTACCAACACCCAAGTGAAGCCCTGAGTGCCCACACTCCACAGTTCTTCATCTACAGAATTGATGCGTCCAACCGAGAGCAGCGGCTAGAGGACAAAG GAGACGTCCCACTGGACCTGGGAGACGACTGCAGCCTGGCCCTGGTCTGGCGCAACAACGAGCGCCTGCAGGAGTTCGTGCTGGTGGCCTCCAAGGAGCTGGAGTGCGCCGAGGACCCTGGGTCTGCCGGTGAGGCTGCCCGTGCCGGCCACTTCACGCTGGACCAGTGCCTCAACCTCTTCACACGGCCGGAGGTGTTGGCACCCGAGGAGGCTTG GTACTGCCCGCAGTGCAAACAGCACCGCGAGGCCTCCAAGCAGCTGCTGCTGTGGCGCCTGCCCAACGTGCTCATCGTGCAGCTCAAGCGCTTCTCCTTCCGCAGCTTCATCTGGCGTGACAAGATCAACGACCTGGTGGAGTTTCCCGTCCG GAACCTGGACCTGGGCAAGTTCTGTATCGGTCAGAAAGAGGAGCAGCTGCCCAGCTACGACCTGTACGCCGTCATCAACCACTACGGGGGCATGATCGGCGGCCACTACACCGCCTGCGCACGCCTGCCCAATGACCGCAGCAGCCAGCGCAGCGACGTGG GCTGGCGCCTGTTCGACGACAGCACGGTGACAACGGTAGACGAGAGCCAGGTGGTGACGCGTTATGCCTATGTCCTCTTCTACCGCCGGCGGAACTCTCCCGTGGAGAGGCCCCCCCGGGCAGGTCACTCTGAGCACCACCCTGATCTGGGCCCTGCAGCTGAGTCAGCTGCCAGCCAG GCTTCCCGGATTTGGCAGGAGCTGGAGGCCGAGGAGGAGCCGGTACCCGAGGGGCCTGCACCTCTGGGTCCCTGGGGGCCCCAAGACTGGGTGGGCCCCCCGCCACGTGGCCCTACCACACCAGACGAGGGCTGTCTCCGATACTTTGTTCTGGGCACCGTGGCAGCTTTGGTGGCCCTTGTGCTCAACGTGTTCTATCCTCTGGTATCCCATAGCCCTTGGAGATGA